A single Bufo bufo chromosome 6, aBufBuf1.1, whole genome shotgun sequence DNA region contains:
- the NKX2-3 gene encoding homeobox protein Nkx-2.3 isoform X1, whose amino-acid sequence MMLPSPVTSTPFSVKDILNREPQGQQPPHSRGHLAQDLEAEFSQAACMLGDRSVYTDSNDKISYLNSIRTAEGHGEVGISPEAYVHAALDNCTPKEEEDEEEEDRGHKACFLKKSPHDEDKQEDLDRPKQRSRRKPRVLFSQAQVFELERRFKQQRYLSAPEREHLANSLKLTSTQVKIWFQNRRYKCKRQRQDKSLEMGSHHPPPPPRRVAVPVLVRDGKPCLAGSQSYNSGYNVAASPYSYNSYPTYSYNNSSSYNSNYSCNYSGIPSIQHNAGTNPFVNMGNLSQLGNASQPQNHTGASLPSCQGTLQGICAW is encoded by the exons ATGATGTTACCAAGTCCAGTCACCTCCACACCATTCTCTGTGAAGGACATTCTCAACAGGGAGCCCCAGGGGCAGCAGCCACCCCACTCCAGGGGGCACCTGGCACAGGATCTGGAGGCTGAGTTCAGCCAGGCTGCATGCATGCTGGGGGACAGATCTGTCTACACAGACAGCAATGACAAAATCTCCTACCTGAACTCTATAAGGACAGCAGAGGGCCATGGAGAGGTGGGGATCTCTCCTGAAGCCTATGTACATGCAGCTCTGGACAACTGTACCCcgaaagaagaggaggatgaggaggaagaagacAGGGGTCACA AAGCTTGCTTTCTGAAGAAATCCCCCCATGATGAAGACAAGCAGGAGGACCTGGACAGGCCCAAGCAGAGGAGCCGCAGGAAGCCCCGGGTGCTCTTCTCCCAGGCCCAGGTCTTTGAGCTGGAGAGGAGGTTCAAGCAGCAAAGATACCTGTCAGCCCCAGAAAGGGAACACCTGGCTAACAGCCTGAAACTCACCTCTACCCAGGTGAAAATCTGGTTCCAAAACAGGAGATACAAGTGCAAAAGACAAAGGCAAGACAAGTCACTGGAGATGGGCAGCCACCACCCACCTCCACCACCCAGGAGGGTGGCAGTGCCAGTGCTGGTGAGGGATGGCAAGCCCTGCCTTGCTGGCAGCCAGAGCTATAACAGTGGTTATAATGTAGCTGCCAGCCCCTACTCTTATAATAGTTACCCTACCTACAGCTACAACAACAGCTCTTCCTACAACAGCAACTACAGCTGCAACTACTCGGGCATCCCTTCCATCCAGCACAATGCAGGGACTAATCCATTTGTAAACATGGGCAACCTGAGCCAGCTGGGCAATGCCTCCCAGCCACAGAACCACACAGGGGCATCCCTGCCATCCTGCCAAGGGACACTACAAGGGATTTGTGCCTGGTAG
- the NKX2-3 gene encoding homeobox protein Nkx-2.3 isoform X2, giving the protein MMLPSPVTSTPFSVKDILNREPQGQQPPHSRGHLAQDLEAEFSQAACMLGDRSVYTDSNDKISYLNSIRTAEGHGEVGISPEAYVHAALDNCTPKEEEDEEEEDRGHTCFLKKSPHDEDKQEDLDRPKQRSRRKPRVLFSQAQVFELERRFKQQRYLSAPEREHLANSLKLTSTQVKIWFQNRRYKCKRQRQDKSLEMGSHHPPPPPRRVAVPVLVRDGKPCLAGSQSYNSGYNVAASPYSYNSYPTYSYNNSSSYNSNYSCNYSGIPSIQHNAGTNPFVNMGNLSQLGNASQPQNHTGASLPSCQGTLQGICAW; this is encoded by the exons ATGATGTTACCAAGTCCAGTCACCTCCACACCATTCTCTGTGAAGGACATTCTCAACAGGGAGCCCCAGGGGCAGCAGCCACCCCACTCCAGGGGGCACCTGGCACAGGATCTGGAGGCTGAGTTCAGCCAGGCTGCATGCATGCTGGGGGACAGATCTGTCTACACAGACAGCAATGACAAAATCTCCTACCTGAACTCTATAAGGACAGCAGAGGGCCATGGAGAGGTGGGGATCTCTCCTGAAGCCTATGTACATGCAGCTCTGGACAACTGTACCCcgaaagaagaggaggatgaggaggaagaagacAGGGGTCACA CTTGCTTTCTGAAGAAATCCCCCCATGATGAAGACAAGCAGGAGGACCTGGACAGGCCCAAGCAGAGGAGCCGCAGGAAGCCCCGGGTGCTCTTCTCCCAGGCCCAGGTCTTTGAGCTGGAGAGGAGGTTCAAGCAGCAAAGATACCTGTCAGCCCCAGAAAGGGAACACCTGGCTAACAGCCTGAAACTCACCTCTACCCAGGTGAAAATCTGGTTCCAAAACAGGAGATACAAGTGCAAAAGACAAAGGCAAGACAAGTCACTGGAGATGGGCAGCCACCACCCACCTCCACCACCCAGGAGGGTGGCAGTGCCAGTGCTGGTGAGGGATGGCAAGCCCTGCCTTGCTGGCAGCCAGAGCTATAACAGTGGTTATAATGTAGCTGCCAGCCCCTACTCTTATAATAGTTACCCTACCTACAGCTACAACAACAGCTCTTCCTACAACAGCAACTACAGCTGCAACTACTCGGGCATCCCTTCCATCCAGCACAATGCAGGGACTAATCCATTTGTAAACATGGGCAACCTGAGCCAGCTGGGCAATGCCTCCCAGCCACAGAACCACACAGGGGCATCCCTGCCATCCTGCCAAGGGACACTACAAGGGATTTGTGCCTGGTAG